A section of the Trachemys scripta elegans isolate TJP31775 chromosome 10, CAS_Tse_1.0, whole genome shotgun sequence genome encodes:
- the LOC117884080 gene encoding uncharacterized protein LOC117884080 → MEETPQGTFQDELEWCILQLETGLLRLNPTPKQAEETQHILKVLRSRKAAFVKKRQVMNRVFGDYRLKIAEEQKKMEKAAMKPGKAQIQKGNVQVSGSVVYRKRSGQTSESTTNWFTPSDDSFRFSFVLPEMDPQATSGTMEEAQGVGGSERRPSELDDLSGVLNFSTPGQEPKFAFNFVIPDKDGIRGPSVVTGQRAESVAENVTSGGLSAGPITHSTLWEANMPEVVGCVAGGLGRKVLVLETPKPEIAAGDEVKAEKTAATGAPKKNKKKKSSNSKKEMAEAEVSKKVKVGASGCEDTDLSLQDKTTQQSDKQLWREVDWCVEQLELGLKTQKSTPKQAEEVLRAIKTLRSDKAVLAKKRQVMRAMFGDYKKMMEEERQKQLKLMQAAAKSAQVMEVRENARRKSSQVFRKCSEASRKSPSSAGSPSHPPSHPESRQASGTNSFMSPTSQEAFRFNFF, encoded by the exons ATGGAAGAG ACTCCCCAAGGGACATTCCAAGATGAGCTGGAGTGGTGTATTTTGCAGCTGGAAACAGGCCTCCTTCGTCTCAATCCAACCCCAAAACAAG CAGAGGAGACGCAGCACATCCTCAAAGTCCTGCGCTCCCGCAAGGCTGCCTTTGTGAAGAAGCGGCAGGTGATGAACCGCGTGTTTGGGGATTACCGACTGAAGATAGCCGAGGAGCAGAAGAAGATGGAGAAAGCAG CCATGAAACCTGGGAAAGCACAAATACAGAAAGGGAATGTGCAGGTTTCAGGGAGCGTGGTGTATAGGAAGCGATCTGGACAGACCTCTGAGTCAACAACAAACTGGTTCACACCATCTGATGATAGCTTCCGATTCAGCTTTGTACTTCCTGAGATGGATCCACAAGCAACCAGTGGAACTATGGAAGAGGCCCAGGGGGTAGGTGGTTCTGAACGGAGGCCCTCAGAACTAGATGATTTGAGTGGAGTGTTGAACTTTTCCACCCCTGGACAAGAGCCCAAGTTTGCTTTCAATTTTGTCATCCCAGATAAAGATGGCATCAGGGGGCCATCTGTTGTTACAGGCCAAAGAGCGgagagtgtagcagaaaatgtgaCATCAGGTGGCTTATCTGCAGGACCAATTACGCATTCAACCCTGTGGGAGGCTAACATGCCTGAGGTTGTGGGCTGTGTGGCTGGAGGATTGGGGAGAAAGGTTCTCGTTTTAGAGACCCCAAAACCAGAGATCGCCGCTGGAGATGAGGTTAAGGCAGAGAAGACAGCAGCAACTGGAGCACCCAAGAagaataagaaaaagaaatcatCAAATAGTAAGAAGGAAATGGCGGAAGCTGAGGTCAGCAAGAAGGTGAAGGTGGGAGCCAGTGGGTGTGAAGACACAGATTTGTCCCTCCAGGACAAGACCACGCAG CAGTCAGATAAACAGCTGTGGAGGGAAGTGGACTGGTGTGTGGAACAGCTGGAACTTGGCCTGAAGACACAGAAATCCACTCCAAAACAGG CTGAAGAAGTTCTTCGTGCCATCAAGACACTACGCAGTGACAAGGCCGTGCTGGCAAAGAAGCGTCAGGTAATGCGAGCCATGTTTGGAGATTACAAGAAGATGATGGAGGAGGAGAGACAGAAACAGCTGAAGCTTATGCAGGCAG CTGCAAAGTCTGCTCAGGTCATGGAGGTGAGGGAGAATGCCCGCAGAAAGAGCAGCCAGGTCTTCCGGAAGTGTTCAGAGGCATCCAGGAAAAGCCCAAGTTCTGCAGGATCCCCTTCTCATCCTCCCAGCCATCCAGAGTCACGCCAGGCCTCTGGCACAAATTCGTTCATGTCCCCAACTTCCCAAGAGGCGTTccgctttaattttttttag
- the AMDHD2 gene encoding N-acetylglucosamine-6-phosphate deacetylase — translation MPSNKSVSDAPIFQFTNCRILRSHQLQREDLWVREGKILNPEKLFFDEKGSADIQLDCKDSIIAPGFIDVQINGGFGVDFSLAADDVQSGISLVSQKILSHGVTSFCPTLVTSPPSVYHKVLPQISIRNGGPHGAGILGAHLEGPFISKEKKGAHPEHYLSTFESGAFQDLLATYRHLDCVRIVTLAPEMKRSSEVIQELTRRGICVSLGHSVANLSQAEEAVRHGATFITHLFNAMLPFHHRDPGIVGLLTSDQIPARRRVFYGMISDGIHTNPAALRIAHRAHPKGLVLVTDAIAGMGLAPGRHTLGQQVIEVDGLNTYIAGTKTLSGSVATMDSCVRHFLEATGCTVEMALEAASLHPAQLLGIEHRKGTLNYDTDADFLLLDNSLQVRATYIAGERVWSQDTFTI, via the exons ATGCCGTCTAATAAGTCTGTCTCGGATGCGCCAATCTTCCAGTTCACTAACTGCAGGATTCTGAGGAGTCACCAGCTGCAAAG GGAGGATCTGTGGGTGCGAGAGGGGAAGATCCTCAACCCAGAAAAGCTGTTCTTTGATGAGAAGGGATCTGCTGATATTCAGTTGGATTGTAAGGACAGCATCATCGCCCCCGGATTCATTGATGTGCAGATTAATG GGGGCTTTGGGGTGGATTTCTCCTTGGCTGCGGATGACGTCCAATCAGGGATCTCTCTGGTGAGTCAGAAGATTCTCTCCCATGGTGTGACCTCCTTCTGCCCAACCCTGGTGACCTCCCCGCCATCCGTCTATCACAAG GTTCTTCCTCAGATCAGCATAAGAAATGGAGGGCCTCATGGAGCTGGTATCCTGG GGGCCCATCTGGAGGGGCCTTTCATAAGCAAAGAGAAGAAAGGGGCGCACCCAGAACACTACCTCAGCACCTTTGAATCGGGAGCTTTCCAGGACCTGCTTGCCACCTACAGGCACCTGGACTGCGTCCGGATCGTTACCCTGGCCCCTGAGATGAAGAGGAGCAGTGAGGTGATCCAGGAACTCACCAGACGGGGCATCTGTGTCTCGCTGG GACATTCTGTGGCTAATCTGTCTCAGGCAGAGGAAGCTGTCCGACATGGTGCTACTTTTATCACCCATCTCTTCAATGCAATGTTACCT TTCCACCATCGTGACCCTGGGATTGTGGGGCTGCTGACGAGTGACCAGATTCCTGCCAGGCGGAGGGTGTTCTATGGCATGATATCAGATGGGATCCACACCAACCCTGCAGCTCTGAGAATTGCGCATCGAGCACACCCCAAAG GCCTGGTGCTGGTGACAGACGCCATTGCTGGaatggggctggccccagggaggCACACCCTGGGCCAGCAGGTGATCGAGGTGGACGGGCTGAACACATACATTGCAG GGACGAAGACCCTGAGTGGCAGCGTAGCAACCATGGACTCCTGTGTTCGGCACTTCCTGGAAGCCACAG GATGCACTGTGGAAATGGCCCTGGAGGCAGCATCCCTCCatcctgcccagctcctgggaaTTGAGCACCGAAAGGGGACCCTGAACTATGACACCGATGCAG ATTTCCTGCTGCTGGACAACAGCTTACAGGTGCGAGCCACGTACATCGCAGGTGAACGGGTCTGGAGTCAGGACACCTTCACTATATGA